In Candidatus Binatia bacterium, the genomic window CGCCGCGCTCCATCCGATTGGCGAGCTCGAGGAGTGCGATTTCGCCCTCGCCGATGCAGGCCATGTCGATGTGCGGGTTCTGGAGAATGTAGTCAGGCAGCGCCTGCGCGTGATGGCCACCCATGAGGATGGGCACATCGGGCATCGTCTCCTTCAGCTTCTCGGCCATCTTCGTCGCGAACGGATAAAGGTTCGTCAGGCAGCCCATCGCAACGAGATCGGGCTTGAAGGCCTTGGCTCGCTCGAGAAGCTCTTGGTGGCGGTTGACCCACGCAAGCTGGGGGAACTTGATGAACAAGTTGTCGTCGAGGCCCGGATCGAAGATCAGATCGATCTCGTGTCCGTTCGCCTTCAGCATCGACATGCAGTAGCCGACGCCTAAATTTTCAATTCCCCGATAGTAGAAGAGGACACGCATTATCCAATAGGTATGTGGTTCCGGGCAGACACCTGTCAACGTCGCATTCGTTCGGGTGCCGGATCCCAGCCCGCCAGCCCCTGATTTCCCTTGTAAACACGGAGCGTTGGCTGTATAGCTAATCTAATTCAATGAATTAGACTTCCTGGAGAGCCGAACATACACTCCTTCGAATTCGTGGGCGGGCGAATCTGTCGGGTGCGTGAATGCCGGAGCCAAGGGCTCCGGGGGCCGGCCGATCGCCGGGTAGATACCGTGGCGGTCGGTCGGCGGATGCGCGGGAGGGCCCGCTTCATCCGCGCCGGCTGCCAGCAGCCCGGCGGCCACGGCCCCGACGAGAAGCGCCACGGGGGCGATTCCCACGGCCGCTGTCCAGGTGAAGCGCCAGATCGAGATCCGCGCCGCCCCGGCGGCGCTATTCACGAGATGGGGCCCGAGCGGGAACCAGCGGCCGCAGATCAGGAACCCGGGGTGCTCGACGGGAAGGTGTCTCAGCCACCCCGGGAGTTTCCCCCGCGCCGTGTTCTCGTCGACCCGACCGGCGATCCGACGGACGAGCGTGTACTCGATCCAGGCGGCGATCATCCACCCGAACCAAACGAGCGCACTCCCTCGCATGAAGCCGTAGACGACACACAGGGCGATCCCCACGACGTCGCTCGGAATCGGCGAGAACGACAGCGAGATCGCGATCTGGAGCGGTACGAGGAAGAGCGCCGGGATCGGGCCGCTCAGGCCCTGTGCCCAGGTGAGCGCGCTCGGGATGTCGAGCCACGCCCACGCAATCCATGCGAGGACCGTGATTGCGAGGAGTGCGAGCAGCGCACGTGAAGAAGCCAATTTCCGCATCGTCGGGGTAAAACGCCCAGGCTTACGGGGGGCCCGTGCCGTCGACGGGGTGCGAGAACAGTGTTGTTCCGTACCGTGAGGCGAGATCCCCTTCTTCGACGAGGTCGACTACGGCCGCGGAATTGGCCGCGGTGTCGCCGAGCCATGCTCCCGGTGTGACTCCGCGGCTCGAGAGCCCGGGGAATCGGCTGTTCGAACCTAGGGTTCTGTGGATGTGGCCCGGGTCGTCGAGCAGATAGTGGCAGTGGAGCGAGGCGACGCCCGGGGCGGCGTTGCCAATCAGGCAGGTCGAGTTTCGGCGGTGGCGTCGCGTTGCGGGCATCAGAGGCCGAACTCTATGTCCGGGTGATGGGAATCGTCCAGTCTCACTCCTCGATGAAGGAACTCTCGGCCTCTCCGCTCAGCACCTGTTTCAGGACTTTTCCGGTGGCATTGCGGGGCAACGCCTCGGTGCGGATGTCCCAATGCGCCGGGACTTTGTAGTACGCGAGAGTTTCGCCGACGAAGGATGCGAGGGCTGCCCCGTCGAGGGATCGACCGGCGCAGGGGACGACGACGGCCTTCACTTCCTGGCCGAGTTCCTCATGGGGAACTCCGAACACGGCCACTTCCGCGACGTCTGGGTGCTCTTCGAGGCGGTTCTCGATCTCGGCCGGGTAGACGTTCTCGGAAGCGCGCAGAATGAGGTCGCGCCGCCGCGAGGCGAGGTAGAGACGTCCGTCGAGTATGCGGCCGACGTCACCCGTGCGTAGCCACCGGTCCTTGGTGATGGTGTCGGCGGTAGCCTCGGGGCGGTTCCAGTAGCCGAGCATGAGGAGTGGGCTTCGGATGAGGATCTCCCCCTCTTCGCCGTCCGCGAGCTTCGCTCCGTGCTCGTCGCGAATCTCGAGCTCGACTGTGGGGAGAGGCCTTCCTACCGACTCCGGGAACTCCTCCCATTCGGCTCCGCCGATCATCGTCGCGAGAGCGCCGGTCTCGGTGCTGCCGTATCCGTGACCGAGATAGCCGCCGGACTCACCGAGCGCGGGGAAGCCCTCGCGGATCCGCCGCTGGAGTTCCGGGGACGTCGGCGCGCCCCCGCCGCCCAGCTGGCGGATCGACGACAGGTCGTACTTCCCGAAATCGGGGTGATTCAAGACGCGATAGACGACTGTGTTCATCGCTGCCCAGCTGGTGCACTTCTCCCGCTCGATCGTCTTCATCGTCTCGCCGGCGTCAAAGCGATTCAAGTTCCAGACGGATCGCAGACCATTGGCCATGGACATGATGGCGGCCGTGTGGAGGCCCGAGACGTGGAACAGCGGATTGGTCACGTACAGGCACGTCGGCGGTGCGGCGGGCGTGTCCGCCGGAGCGGGTGGTGCGAGCATCAGGTTGCGCAAGCCGCCCATGGTGGTGAGGGAGATCAGGGCGACGACGTTGCGGTGGGTTTGAACCGCTCCTTTGGGGCGTCCCGTCGTGCCGCTGGTGTAGAGGATGATGGCGGCATCGTCCTCGGCGATCGGCGTCGTCGGAAGCGGGGCGTCGGGCGCGTGTGCCTCGAGGGCTGCGAACTCTGCCTCGATCTCGACGACGGGTACGCCGGGGGCGGCTCCGTCGAGTCGAGCGAGCCTCTTGCGGTCCGCGACCAGGACCTTCGGCTGGCTGTCGCCGACGCCGTAGAGGATTTCGTCGCCCGTCCACCAGCCGTTCAGGCCGACCGCGATGGCCCCGAGGCTCGTCGTGGCCCAGAACGTGATGAGCCACTCGGGGCAGTTCGCCGCGAGGATAGCGACCCGGTCTCCGTGGCCGACGCCGTACTTCTCCTGGAGCGCCTGGGCGACCGACGCCACCGATCGCGCGTGCTCGGCAAAGGTGAGTCGGCGGTCGCCGAAGATGGCGTACTCGGCGTCCCCGAAGCCCACGGAGTTCTCGAGGTACGTTCGTAGCGAGGGGTTCCGTGTTCGGAACACCTGGGTCGGCACGCCGAGGACCGGTTCGGTGGTTGTTTCGAACGGCGCGCCGGGGCCGAGGAGCTGAGCGTCGACTTCTTGGGGGGTGGCCATCTGCGAGGCTATACCGAGCGCTTCGCGTCGATTCCAAACCGCTCCTTGTCCGCCGGCCAGCCCTCGGGTAGCGTGGCAAATTACGGCTCGGCCCGGCCCCTCGGCGATGAATATTCTCGGTCTTTCCTTCTACTATCACGACAGTGCAGCCGCGCTCGTGACCGATGGTGTCGTTGTGGCCGCCGCCGAGGAGGAACGCTTCTCGCGCGTCAAGCACGACAGTGGTTTCCCGATGCTCGCGATCAAGTTCTGTCTCGACCGGGCTGGCATATCGATTCACGACGTCGATCATATTGTCTTCTACGAAAAGCCCTTCGTGAAGTTCGAGCGCTTGTTGCTCACCTCGTTCGCGACGTTTCCGCGTTCGCACCGTGTGTTCACCGAGTCGATGCGTCGTTGGGTGACCGACAAGCTCTGGATCAAGCCGCTCATCAAAGATCAGCTGAAAATCGATCCGAAGAAGATCCTGTTCTGCGATCACCACATGTCGCACGCGGCTGCATCGTTCTTCTGCTCGCCGTTCGACGAGTCCGTCGTAATCACCGTCGACGGTGCGGGTGAGTGGTCGACAGGAACCGTGGGCATGGGCCGCGGCACCAAGATCGACATCGAGCAGGAGGCGCGCTTCCCGCACTCGCTCGGCCTGTTGTACTCGGCGTTTACGGCCTACTGCGGCTTCGAGGTGAACGAGGGCGAGTACAAGCTCATGGGAATGGCGCCCTACGGCGAGCCGAGGTACGTCGACAAGATCAAGAAGATGGTCCACGTCGGGTCCGACGGCTCGTACTGGCTCGACCTCGACTACTTCGCCTTCCACTACTCACCCGACAACACGCTCGCGCCGAAGTTCTCCGAGCACATGGGAAAGCCTCCGCGGGATCCGGCGCTCGGCGACAAGTCGCTCGATCCGTACTACTGCGACGTCGCCGCATCGATTCAGGCCGTCACCGAAGAGATCATGATTGGTCTCGCCAGCGCGGCGCAGAAGCGGACCGGCTCGAAGAACCTGTGTCTGTCCGGCGGCGTGGCTCTCAACTCCGTTGCGAACGCCAAGATCCTGCGCGACGCCGGCTTCGAGCAAGTCTACATTCCGCCCGCGCCGGGCGACGACGGTGGCGCGATCGGCGCGGCGATGTGGTGCTACCACCACCTTCTGGGCAAGCCTCGGGTTGGCCCTCTCGGTCACGCGTACCTCGGCAGCGAGTACTCCGAGAGCCAGATCGGCGACTTCTTGAAGGAATACGATCTGAAGCACACGTTCATCGACGACGATGAGAAGTTCTACGATCGCGTCGTCGATGATCTCGTCTCCGGCAAGGTCGGCGGATGGATGCGTGGCCGCTTCGAGTGGGGGCCGCGCGCGCTAGGTGCTCGTTCGATCATCGCCGACCCCCGGCGGAACGAGATGAAGGAAATCGTCAACGCGAAGATCAAGTTCCGCGAGGCGTTCCGCCCCTTCGCGCCGAGCGTGCTGGCCGAGCGCTGCGAGGAATACTTCGAGCTCCCGAATGCGATGGAGCAGTACCCCGCGCGGTTCATGCTCTACGTAGTGCCGGTCGTCGAGGACAAGCGCGAGGTCATTCCCGCGATCACGCATGTCGACGGATCGGGTCGGCTGCAGACGGTTCGGCAGGATACGAACCCGTCGTATCACCGCATGATCGAGAAGTTCGGCGAAGCGACCGGTGTTCCGGTCGTTCTCAATACGAGCTTCAACTTGAAGGGCGAGCCGATCGTCGAGACGCCGAAGAACGCGTTCAACACGTTCACCCGTTCGGAGATGGACGTGCTCTACCTCGGCAACTTCGTCGTCGAGAAGGAAGCGAAGAAGAAGATCGTCGAGGACAGCCGCTTCACTCTCCGCCACTCCGGCGACTCTGTCGTCGGCATGGTTTCGTAGCGGTCGCCGGCGCGTCACGGGGTTTCTTCCGGAGCGCTTGTGTGGTCGGCTGGGAGAGTGATGCGCCGAATCTTGTTGGTCGCCGGGCTGTTCGTCCTCGTGGCGTTGCTCGTTTCGCAGTTCCGGTCCACGCACGGTCCCGACCGGATCGTCGTTGCGCGCAAGATCATCACGATGGATCCTGTGCGCCCCGCGGCGACTGCGGCGGCGGTCGTGGACGGGCGGATTGCCGCGGTCGGTTCCCTGGCCGAGGTCCGCGCGGCGGTCGGCGACGCGAGCCTCGAGATCGACCACAGCCTCGCGGACAAGGTCCTCGTTCCCGGCTTCATCGACCCGCACAT contains:
- a CDS encoding VTT domain-containing protein; translation: MASSRALLALLAITVLAWIAWAWLDIPSALTWAQGLSGPIPALFLVPLQIAISLSFSPIPSDVVGIALCVVYGFMRGSALVWFGWMIAAWIEYTLVRRIAGRVDENTARGKLPGWLRHLPVEHPGFLICGRWFPLGPHLVNSAAGAARISIWRFTWTAAVGIAPVALLVGAVAAGLLAAGADEAGPPAHPPTDRHGIYPAIGRPPEPLAPAFTHPTDSPAHEFEGVYVRLSRKSNSLN
- a CDS encoding class I adenylate-forming enzyme family protein, whose amino-acid sequence is MATPQEVDAQLLGPGAPFETTTEPVLGVPTQVFRTRNPSLRTYLENSVGFGDAEYAIFGDRRLTFAEHARSVASVAQALQEKYGVGHGDRVAILAANCPEWLITFWATTSLGAIAVGLNGWWTGDEILYGVGDSQPKVLVADRKRLARLDGAAPGVPVVEIEAEFAALEAHAPDAPLPTTPIAEDDAAIILYTSGTTGRPKGAVQTHRNVVALISLTTMGGLRNLMLAPPAPADTPAAPPTCLYVTNPLFHVSGLHTAAIMSMANGLRSVWNLNRFDAGETMKTIEREKCTSWAAMNTVVYRVLNHPDFGKYDLSSIRQLGGGGAPTSPELQRRIREGFPALGESGGYLGHGYGSTETGALATMIGGAEWEEFPESVGRPLPTVELEIRDEHGAKLADGEEGEILIRSPLLMLGYWNRPEATADTITKDRWLRTGDVGRILDGRLYLASRRRDLILRASENVYPAEIENRLEEHPDVAEVAVFGVPHEELGQEVKAVVVPCAGRSLDGAALASFVGETLAYYKVPAHWDIRTEALPRNATGKVLKQVLSGEAESSFIEE
- a CDS encoding carbamoyltransferase, which codes for MNILGLSFYYHDSAAALVTDGVVVAAAEEERFSRVKHDSGFPMLAIKFCLDRAGISIHDVDHIVFYEKPFVKFERLLLTSFATFPRSHRVFTESMRRWVTDKLWIKPLIKDQLKIDPKKILFCDHHMSHAAASFFCSPFDESVVITVDGAGEWSTGTVGMGRGTKIDIEQEARFPHSLGLLYSAFTAYCGFEVNEGEYKLMGMAPYGEPRYVDKIKKMVHVGSDGSYWLDLDYFAFHYSPDNTLAPKFSEHMGKPPRDPALGDKSLDPYYCDVAASIQAVTEEIMIGLASAAQKRTGSKNLCLSGGVALNSVANAKILRDAGFEQVYIPPAPGDDGGAIGAAMWCYHHLLGKPRVGPLGHAYLGSEYSESQIGDFLKEYDLKHTFIDDDEKFYDRVVDDLVSGKVGGWMRGRFEWGPRALGARSIIADPRRNEMKEIVNAKIKFREAFRPFAPSVLAERCEEYFELPNAMEQYPARFMLYVVPVVEDKREVIPAITHVDGSGRLQTVRQDTNPSYHRMIEKFGEATGVPVVLNTSFNLKGEPIVETPKNAFNTFTRSEMDVLYLGNFVVEKEAKKKIVEDSRFTLRHSGDSVVGMVS